From one Sulfurimonas sp. HSL-3221 genomic stretch:
- the queC gene encoding 7-cyano-7-deazaguanine synthase QueC, with amino-acid sequence MGKKAVCIMSGGMDSTLAAYMLRAQGYEIVAVHFNYDQRTQQKELESFRAITARLGTGQTYEIDLDFFAAIGASALTDRSIDVPTGGIEAGVPVTYVPFRNGIFLSIAAAIAEKEGASVIGIGVVEEDSSGYPDCREAYIEAMQRAVNLGTRDETQLTIAMPLVHLKKEQIVAEALAYDVPLELTWSCYSDEAAACGVCDSCRLRLKGFELAGIPDPIPYRVKNGVS; translated from the coding sequence GTGGGTAAAAAAGCGGTCTGTATCATGAGCGGCGGAATGGATTCGACACTGGCGGCCTATATGCTCCGCGCTCAGGGGTATGAGATCGTTGCGGTCCATTTCAACTACGATCAGCGCACGCAGCAAAAGGAGCTGGAGAGCTTCCGGGCTATCACGGCGCGCCTCGGCACCGGGCAGACCTACGAGATCGATCTGGACTTTTTCGCCGCCATCGGCGCCTCGGCATTGACGGACAGAAGCATCGACGTCCCCACGGGCGGCATTGAAGCCGGCGTCCCCGTCACCTACGTACCGTTCCGTAACGGCATCTTTTTGAGCATCGCCGCCGCCATTGCCGAAAAAGAGGGAGCTTCCGTCATCGGCATTGGTGTCGTCGAGGAGGATTCCAGCGGCTACCCCGACTGCCGCGAGGCCTACATCGAAGCGATGCAGCGTGCCGTCAATCTCGGCACGAGGGATGAAACGCAGCTCACCATCGCCATGCCGCTGGTGCACCTTAAAAAGGAGCAGATCGTCGCCGAGGCCCTTGCGTACGACGTACCGCTCGAACTGACCTGGAGCTGCTACAGTGACGAAGCGGCGGCCTGCGGCGTCTGCGACAGCTGCCGGCTCCGCCTCAAAGGTTTCGAACTGGCCGGCATACCCGACCCGATTCCCTATCGTGTTAAAAACGGTGTGTCCTAA
- a CDS encoding bifunctional methionine sulfoxide reductase B/A protein, translating into MAVAADSAPYKPVGTWKPLTPQEEAVIVHKATERPYSGELLHNKAKGTYVCKRCGAKLYRSEDKFDSHCGWPSFDDEIPGAVKRIPDPDGYRTEIICANCGAHLGHVFSGEHLTQKNLRHCVNSISMEFIPEKKVAYFAGGCFWGVEYYIEKIPGVTSVVSGYMGGNMPDPTYRDVSSGRTGYLETVAVTYDPSKVDYKTLAKTFFDIHDPTQKGRQGPDIGSQYQSAVFYNDLKEKMIAEALIAQLVKNGYNVQTELLEASAFQKAEAYHQDYYMRHHKQPYCHGFVDRFKDKD; encoded by the coding sequence CTGGCCGTTGCCGCGGATAGCGCGCCGTACAAACCCGTCGGCACCTGGAAACCGCTGACGCCGCAGGAGGAAGCGGTCATCGTCCATAAAGCCACGGAGCGTCCCTACAGCGGCGAGCTGCTTCACAACAAGGCCAAGGGCACCTATGTCTGCAAACGCTGCGGGGCCAAACTCTACCGCTCCGAGGACAAATTCGATTCGCACTGCGGCTGGCCATCCTTTGACGACGAGATCCCCGGCGCCGTGAAGCGCATTCCCGATCCCGACGGCTACCGTACGGAGATTATCTGCGCCAACTGCGGCGCGCACCTGGGCCATGTCTTCAGCGGTGAGCACCTGACTCAGAAGAACCTCCGTCACTGTGTCAACTCCATCTCCATGGAATTCATCCCCGAAAAAAAAGTCGCCTACTTTGCCGGCGGCTGTTTCTGGGGCGTGGAGTACTACATAGAGAAGATCCCCGGCGTCACATCGGTCGTCTCCGGCTATATGGGTGGCAATATGCCAGACCCTACCTACAGGGACGTCTCCTCCGGGCGTACCGGCTATCTTGAGACAGTTGCTGTCACTTATGACCCTTCAAAAGTCGACTACAAAACGCTTGCCAAAACCTTCTTCGATATCCACGACCCGACGCAAAAGGGCAGGCAAGGGCCCGACATCGGCAGCCAGTACCAGAGTGCGGTTTTCTACAATGACCTGAAAGAGAAAATGATTGCCGAAGCGTTGATAGCGCAGTTGGTCAAAAACGGCTATAACGTCCAAACGGAGCTGCTCGAAGCATCAGCATTCCAGAAAGCCGAAGCGTATCACCAGGACTACTACATGCGTCATCACAAACAGCCTTACTGCCACGGCTTCGTCGACCGCTTCAAAGATAAGGATTAG
- a CDS encoding EAL and HDOD domain-containing protein — protein MTEFVQVARQPIIDASNATYGYELLHREGENNAANPALTHRLMSAQVMLSVFNLIGRERAVGDSLAFFNISPAFLMTDIIETFRPDQCVFEIAANEPLRHNEIAKLKILYDNGYRFALDNFIVSANTITQYENVLPYISYLKIDIQNSDVEQVAEYAGVLKKNHKLIAQKVETIDEFSAYQSLGFDYFQGYYIQHPVPVKHYRLEPKQIGVSRLYKMLDTVPFHEFAKEFERHNELTIQFFQYLISTGIKRYDATRSVRAMIMDIGPDVMRRWFMLIIYAKGGADISVEKGPFSRFFEERIDLMNTIVSNVHSADPERRSDELRLLAVFSTLIDIYQIPFDTLMASFEITKNLEKWIAARKGRFSLLYKAVNQLQHKPLDIEKVNRVLKAFKTDYDEVSVKMDHRV, from the coding sequence ATGACAGAGTTTGTACAAGTTGCGCGACAGCCCATCATCGATGCTTCCAATGCTACCTACGGCTACGAACTGCTGCACCGCGAAGGTGAGAACAACGCCGCTAACCCAGCATTGACGCATCGGCTGATGTCCGCGCAAGTAATGCTGAGCGTATTCAACCTGATTGGCCGGGAGCGCGCAGTGGGGGATAGTCTTGCATTCTTCAATATCTCCCCCGCTTTTTTGATGACGGATATTATTGAGACCTTCCGTCCCGATCAATGCGTCTTCGAGATTGCGGCGAACGAGCCGCTGCGCCATAATGAAATCGCCAAGCTGAAAATTCTGTACGACAACGGGTACCGTTTTGCCCTGGATAACTTCATCGTATCTGCCAATACGATCACCCAGTACGAAAATGTACTGCCCTATATCAGCTATCTCAAGATCGACATTCAAAACAGCGATGTCGAACAAGTTGCCGAATATGCCGGCGTGTTAAAGAAAAACCATAAGCTCATTGCCCAGAAGGTCGAAACCATCGACGAGTTTTCCGCATACCAGAGCCTCGGTTTCGATTATTTCCAGGGGTACTACATCCAGCACCCGGTCCCGGTCAAGCACTACCGCCTCGAACCCAAACAGATCGGGGTCAGCCGGCTTTACAAGATGCTCGACACCGTGCCGTTCCATGAATTCGCCAAAGAGTTTGAACGCCACAACGAGCTCACCATCCAGTTTTTCCAGTATCTCATCTCCACCGGCATCAAGCGCTACGACGCCACGCGCTCCGTCCGTGCCATGATCATGGATATCGGTCCCGATGTCATGCGCCGCTGGTTCATGCTCATCATTTATGCGAAGGGCGGTGCGGACATCAGCGTCGAGAAAGGGCCTTTTTCCCGCTTCTTCGAAGAGCGTATCGACCTGATGAACACCATCGTTTCCAACGTTCACAGCGCCGATCCGGAGCGCCGCAGCGACGAACTCCGCCTGCTGGCGGTTTTCTCGACCCTGATCGACATCTACCAGATCCCTTTCGATACGCTGATGGCGTCCTTCGAGATCACCAAGAACCTCGAAAAGTGGATCGCGGCGCGCAAAGGGCGTTTCAGCCTGCTGTACAAGGCCGTAAACCAGCTGCAGCACAAACCCCTCGATATCGAGAAGGTCAACCGCGTGCTCAAAGCCTTCAAGACCGATTACGACGAGGTGAGCGTCAAGATGGACCACCGGGTGTAG
- a CDS encoding M48 family metallopeptidase translates to MVIEFDGIQVEHRVNPRMKHAYLSVEADGTVVLKSNGRGQRHLQAFVTSKREWILRQQNRYAAQPTMRLGESLLFLGDIVPLTSLDAAFQTHSPEALRRSCDRFYRERAEAVLREKTALFAERMGVTYEAIRFRKMKRRWGSCSKTGVITYNTLLLQLEEAMVDYTVVHELAHRVHFNHSADFHALVASILPDEKALRLRMRHRKASYY, encoded by the coding sequence ATGGTGATTGAGTTCGACGGCATCCAGGTCGAGCACCGTGTCAATCCCCGGATGAAGCACGCCTATCTCAGTGTGGAGGCGGACGGCACGGTCGTGCTCAAGTCCAACGGTCGGGGGCAGCGGCACCTGCAGGCGTTCGTCACTTCCAAGCGCGAGTGGATCCTTCGCCAGCAGAACCGCTACGCCGCGCAGCCGACGATGCGGCTGGGGGAGAGCCTACTTTTTCTGGGCGACATCGTACCCCTTACGTCGCTTGACGCCGCGTTTCAGACGCACTCGCCCGAGGCGCTCCGGCGAAGCTGCGACCGCTTCTACCGCGAACGCGCCGAAGCAGTGCTGCGCGAAAAAACCGCCCTGTTCGCCGAACGGATGGGGGTGACGTACGAGGCGATCCGCTTCCGGAAGATGAAACGGCGCTGGGGGAGCTGCTCGAAGACGGGGGTGATCACCTACAACACCCTGCTGCTCCAGCTTGAAGAGGCGATGGTTGATTATACCGTCGTACACGAACTGGCGCACCGCGTCCATTTCAACCACTCCGCCGACTTCCACGCTCTCGTAGCCTCCATCCTTCCCGACGAGAAGGCGCTGCGTCTCCGGATGCGGCACCGCAAAGCCTCCTACTACTGA
- a CDS encoding GMC family oxidoreductase, producing MKQYDICIVGSGAGASPVAYELSRAGYRVLVLEKGPYLTEKDFTKDEIAVSRRSIYTPRLREEQHVVETYDSDGSIDRVTAAESGWNFWNGSMVGGSSNLMSGYFHRMKPVDFRLRSAFGPVAGANVVDWPISYDDMEPYFTKVEQLVGVSGRVVEHPFQERRSTKDFPFPPTWEQPISGWFDTACETLGYHSIPTPRAVLPFDALGRSGCSYSNFCGSYGCATGAKGNARAALLEKAKATGRCDILPNVFVYRLDADRQHVTAAHYFDADGRPRTVTAGTFVVAAQAIESVRLLFNSRNDFHPDGLGNANGQLGKNLIFSAGGSGQGRFEFARLNERQRFELMTRGAFVNRSLQEWYVYHQNGRAVKGGTIDFLFEHANPVSRALRELYDDDGNLLWGRKLQARLEHAFTASRIFAFEVFNDWMPTDKCFVSVDESVKDKWGVPVGKIRLYGHPQDIEVGNYLAEKAESVLRQMGAVEIESDISSAPPPNLVAGGCRFGTDPEHSVLDPNCKMHGIDNLYVSDASFMPTGGSVPYTWTIYANAFRVADAIMAALKGRETGYNNVKDS from the coding sequence ATGAAACAATATGATATCTGCATCGTCGGCAGCGGCGCGGGGGCTTCTCCCGTAGCATACGAACTCAGCCGCGCGGGCTACCGTGTCCTCGTACTGGAGAAGGGGCCCTACCTGACGGAGAAGGATTTTACCAAGGACGAAATCGCCGTCAGCCGCCGCAGCATCTACACCCCCCGGCTTAGGGAGGAGCAGCATGTCGTGGAGACCTATGACAGTGACGGCAGCATTGATCGCGTGACCGCGGCGGAATCGGGCTGGAACTTCTGGAACGGCTCCATGGTGGGAGGCTCTTCGAATCTGATGAGCGGCTATTTCCACCGGATGAAACCGGTCGACTTCAGGCTCCGATCCGCCTTCGGTCCCGTGGCAGGGGCCAACGTCGTCGACTGGCCCATCTCCTATGACGACATGGAACCCTATTTTACGAAAGTCGAACAGCTCGTCGGCGTCTCGGGCAGGGTCGTCGAGCACCCTTTCCAGGAGCGGCGCTCCACGAAGGATTTCCCCTTCCCGCCGACCTGGGAGCAGCCCATCTCCGGCTGGTTTGATACGGCCTGCGAAACGCTCGGGTATCACAGCATCCCCACGCCGAGGGCCGTGCTCCCCTTTGACGCCCTGGGGCGCAGCGGCTGTTCCTACTCCAACTTCTGCGGCAGTTACGGCTGCGCGACGGGCGCCAAAGGCAACGCCCGCGCGGCACTCCTTGAAAAGGCGAAAGCGACGGGGCGGTGCGATATTCTCCCGAACGTGTTTGTCTACAGACTCGATGCCGACCGGCAGCACGTCACCGCGGCGCACTACTTTGATGCCGACGGCAGACCCCGCACCGTCACGGCAGGCACCTTTGTTGTTGCCGCCCAGGCGATCGAAAGCGTACGCCTGCTGTTCAATTCGCGCAACGATTTCCACCCCGACGGTCTGGGAAACGCCAACGGCCAGCTGGGCAAGAACCTTATCTTTTCCGCCGGCGGCAGCGGGCAGGGGAGGTTCGAGTTTGCCCGCCTGAACGAACGGCAGCGCTTTGAGCTGATGACCCGCGGCGCCTTCGTCAACCGCTCGTTGCAGGAGTGGTACGTCTATCATCAAAACGGGCGTGCGGTGAAAGGGGGGACGATCGATTTTCTCTTCGAGCATGCCAACCCCGTCAGTCGTGCCCTGCGCGAGCTTTACGACGACGACGGCAATCTGCTCTGGGGGCGGAAACTGCAGGCGCGGCTTGAGCACGCCTTCACGGCGTCTCGTATCTTCGCCTTTGAGGTCTTTAATGACTGGATGCCGACGGACAAATGTTTTGTCTCCGTTGACGAAAGCGTGAAAGACAAGTGGGGAGTGCCCGTCGGCAAGATCCGCCTCTACGGCCATCCGCAGGATATCGAGGTCGGGAATTACCTGGCCGAAAAAGCGGAGAGTGTCCTGCGGCAGATGGGAGCGGTTGAGATCGAGAGCGACATCTCCTCGGCCCCGCCGCCGAATCTGGTCGCCGGCGGGTGCCGTTTCGGGACGGACCCCGAACACTCCGTCCTCGACCCCAATTGCAAAATGCACGGCATCGACAATCTCTATGTTTCCGATGCGAGCTTTATGCCGACGGGCGGGAGCGTGCCCTACACCTGGACGATCTACGCCAACGCGTTCCGGGTCGCCGATGCCATCATGGCCGCGCTCAAAGGCCGGGAAACAGGCTATAATAACGTCAAAGATTCATAA
- a CDS encoding TRAP transporter substrate-binding protein — translation MDRRTFLTAAAATSSAVLLEGCNDSNRVAIDYSKHPKQHDTTDKSVNINRGKKTELKIATSWPAHFPIMGTGVDRFADRVAQISGGQLSIKLFPKNTLVPALAVFDAASSGQIDGFHSGPYYWKGKNAAFSLFSGFPFGMTAEELNGWILYGGGMELWRELYGRYNLHPFAGGNTNIQMGGWFRKPIETLEDMNGLKMRIPGLGGEVMSKLGVNPVLLPAGEIYTSLERGVIDATEWVGPYLDTKMGFYKVAPYYYSGWHEPGSILEMTFSKHTWERLSGEQQAIIECAVSELNSTMTFEFQAKNAEAMASLEANGVKLMRFPDAVTEAAKKALTAVIAEQSAQSADFKRVFESASSYLAKSKVFSDASLRYFLNVR, via the coding sequence ATGGATAGACGTACTTTTCTGACTGCTGCGGCGGCGACATCGTCGGCGGTGCTGCTCGAGGGCTGCAACGACAGTAATCGGGTGGCGATCGACTACAGCAAACATCCGAAACAGCACGATACGACAGACAAAAGCGTCAACATCAACCGCGGCAAAAAGACGGAGCTCAAGATCGCGACGAGCTGGCCGGCGCACTTTCCCATCATGGGCACGGGCGTCGACCGTTTCGCCGATCGGGTCGCGCAGATCAGCGGCGGGCAGCTCAGTATCAAGCTCTTCCCGAAAAACACCCTCGTCCCCGCCCTCGCCGTTTTTGATGCGGCCAGCAGCGGCCAGATCGACGGGTTCCACTCGGGCCCCTACTACTGGAAGGGCAAAAACGCGGCCTTCTCCCTCTTCAGCGGGTTCCCGTTTGGGATGACGGCGGAGGAGCTTAACGGCTGGATTCTCTACGGCGGCGGCATGGAGCTGTGGCGGGAGCTCTACGGCCGCTACAACCTCCACCCTTTTGCCGGCGGCAATACCAATATCCAGATGGGCGGCTGGTTTCGAAAACCGATCGAGACCCTGGAGGATATGAATGGCCTGAAGATGCGCATCCCGGGGCTCGGCGGCGAAGTGATGTCGAAGCTCGGCGTCAACCCCGTCCTGCTGCCCGCCGGGGAGATCTACACCTCCCTGGAGCGCGGCGTGATCGATGCGACAGAGTGGGTCGGCCCCTACCTCGACACGAAGATGGGCTTTTACAAGGTAGCGCCCTACTACTACTCGGGATGGCACGAACCGGGTTCCATCCTGGAGATGACCTTCAGCAAACATACGTGGGAGCGGCTCTCGGGAGAACAGCAGGCTATCATCGAGTGTGCTGTCAGCGAGCTCAACAGCACGATGACCTTCGAATTCCAGGCGAAGAACGCCGAGGCGATGGCTTCGCTCGAAGCGAACGGCGTCAAGCTGATGCGCTTCCCCGACGCCGTCACCGAGGCCGCTAAAAAAGCGCTGACAGCGGTTATCGCCGAACAGAGCGCCCAGAGCGCCGACTTCAAACGGGTTTTTGAGAGCGCCTCCTCCTATCTTGCCAAAAGCAAGGTCTTCAGCGACGCCAGCCTGCGCTACTTCCTCAACGTCCGCTAA
- a CDS encoding DNA-deoxyinosine glycosylase, producing the protein MRLEHPFDPVADDRSRVLVLGSFPSIASFKADFYYAHPRNQFWPIMERLFDVALPDKAARRAFALEQGIALWDSYASLVRSENNSSDANLSELVPNDIPAFLASHPGIVHIFCTGKKAFEGCKKHYPDLSVPCTLLPSTSPAYAAMRFEAKLEAYRPVKGVLYGD; encoded by the coding sequence ATGCGCCTGGAGCACCCCTTCGACCCCGTTGCCGACGACCGTTCCCGCGTCCTGGTCCTCGGTTCTTTCCCCAGCATCGCCTCTTTCAAAGCCGATTTCTACTACGCCCACCCGCGCAACCAGTTCTGGCCCATCATGGAGAGACTTTTTGACGTCGCCCTCCCGGACAAAGCCGCCCGCCGCGCTTTCGCGCTGGAGCAGGGGATCGCCCTCTGGGACAGCTATGCATCCCTGGTGCGCAGTGAGAACAACTCGAGCGACGCGAATCTGAGCGAGCTCGTTCCCAACGACATCCCCGCTTTTCTCGCGTCGCATCCCGGGATCGTGCATATTTTCTGTACCGGCAAAAAAGCCTTCGAAGGGTGCAAAAAACATTACCCGGACCTTTCCGTCCCCTGTACGCTGCTTCCCTCGACATCGCCGGCGTACGCTGCTATGCGTTTTGAGGCGAAACTCGAGGCCTATCGGCCGGTCAAGGGGGTGCTCTATGGTGATTGA
- the metG gene encoding methionine--tRNA ligase: MSYYVTTPIYYVNGEAHIGHAYTTFIADALARYHRLIGEDVYFLTGTDEHGQKIEESAKKFEKPTQQFADEISASFRNLWDEFGISYDQFIRTTDKDHMTGVQKAFEKMYAKGDIYKGNYEGHYCVSCETFFPETQLIDGEFCPDCGRSTSIVKEESYFFKLSAYEQKLLDYYEAHQDFILPKSRRNEVINFVKGGLNDLSVTRTSFTWGVPLPESVGDSKHVMYVWLDALLNYITALGYGRDEAKMDFWPAQMQLVGKDILRFHAIYWPAFLMSLDLPLPKHIGAHGWWTRDGEKMSKSKGNVVSPKEVADVYGLENLRYFMMREVPFGQDGDFSQRALIDRINSDLSNDLGNLLNRIIGMSGKYSDFVIDSSDVMTYHKAEMEEVNAVLGSVERFLDEVQTHRFLEELWKLFTIGNKAIEAHAPWVKMKEGKKEEALALVALVANILAKASVLLHPFMPKTTSTIADALGFAIDTNAYNDLVKGGKLLPTFTIKKVPPLFPRIEAPLMDQAPAAQPNAKEEEAPKKAKAAEPVEADNLITIDQFFQTQLKIGTIVEAEEVPKSKKLLKLQVDVGEEKPRQVVAGIREYYEAQSLVGTQVCVVANLKPAKLMGMVSEGMLLAAKDDEGLSLMRPEAPRKAGSSVG; the protein is encoded by the coding sequence ATGAGCTATTACGTCACCACCCCAATCTACTACGTCAACGGCGAGGCGCATATCGGCCACGCGTATACGACCTTCATCGCGGATGCGCTGGCCCGCTACCACCGTTTGATCGGCGAGGATGTCTACTTCCTCACCGGGACCGACGAACACGGGCAGAAGATCGAGGAATCGGCGAAAAAGTTCGAGAAACCGACCCAGCAGTTCGCCGACGAGATCAGCGCCAGCTTCCGCAACCTCTGGGACGAATTCGGCATCAGTTACGACCAGTTCATCCGTACGACGGACAAGGACCATATGACCGGTGTCCAGAAGGCATTCGAGAAGATGTACGCCAAGGGGGACATCTACAAGGGGAACTACGAGGGGCACTACTGCGTTAGCTGCGAGACCTTCTTCCCCGAAACCCAGCTCATCGACGGCGAGTTCTGCCCGGACTGCGGCCGCTCGACAAGCATCGTCAAGGAGGAGAGCTACTTCTTCAAGCTCTCGGCGTATGAGCAGAAACTGCTTGATTATTACGAAGCGCACCAGGATTTTATCCTGCCGAAATCCCGCCGCAACGAGGTCATCAACTTCGTCAAGGGCGGTCTGAATGACCTCTCCGTGACCCGTACGAGCTTCACCTGGGGCGTGCCGCTGCCCGAATCTGTCGGGGACAGCAAGCATGTTATGTACGTCTGGCTCGATGCCCTGCTCAACTATATCACGGCGCTCGGCTACGGCCGCGACGAGGCGAAAATGGACTTCTGGCCGGCACAGATGCAACTGGTGGGCAAGGATATCCTTCGCTTCCACGCCATCTACTGGCCGGCGTTCCTGATGAGCCTGGACCTGCCGCTGCCGAAGCATATCGGTGCCCACGGCTGGTGGACCCGCGACGGCGAGAAGATGAGCAAGTCCAAGGGCAACGTCGTCAGCCCCAAAGAGGTCGCCGACGTCTACGGCCTGGAGAACCTGCGCTACTTCATGATGCGCGAAGTCCCCTTCGGGCAGGACGGCGATTTCTCCCAGCGCGCCCTGATCGACCGGATCAACTCCGATCTCAGCAACGACCTGGGGAACCTGCTCAACCGCATTATCGGGATGAGCGGAAAGTATTCCGATTTCGTCATCGACAGCAGCGATGTCATGACCTACCACAAAGCAGAGATGGAAGAGGTCAATGCCGTGCTCGGCAGCGTCGAGCGCTTCCTAGACGAAGTTCAGACACACCGTTTCCTCGAAGAGCTTTGGAAACTCTTTACGATCGGGAACAAGGCGATCGAAGCGCATGCACCGTGGGTCAAGATGAAAGAGGGGAAAAAGGAAGAGGCGCTGGCATTGGTGGCACTCGTGGCCAACATTCTCGCCAAGGCCTCTGTCCTGCTGCACCCTTTCATGCCGAAAACGACGTCGACGATCGCGGACGCGCTCGGTTTTGCTATCGACACCAACGCGTATAACGATTTGGTCAAGGGCGGTAAACTGCTGCCGACCTTTACGATCAAGAAGGTCCCACCCCTCTTCCCGCGCATCGAGGCCCCGCTGATGGACCAGGCCCCGGCGGCCCAGCCCAACGCGAAAGAAGAAGAGGCGCCGAAAAAAGCGAAAGCGGCGGAACCGGTCGAGGCCGACAACCTGATCACCATCGACCAGTTCTTCCAGACTCAGCTCAAGATCGGCACCATCGTCGAAGCCGAAGAGGTACCCAAGAGCAAGAAGCTGCTCAAGCTGCAGGTTGACGTCGGCGAGGAGAAGCCGCGCCAGGTCGTCGCCGGCATCCGCGAATATTACGAAGCACAGAGCCTCGTCGGCACCCAGGTCTGCGTCGTCGCGAACCTGAAACCGGCCAAGCTGATGGGCATGGTCTCCGAGGGGATGCTGCTGGCGGCCAAAGATGACGAGGGGCTCTCGCTGATGCGTCCCGAAGCGCCGAGAAAGGCAGGCAGTTCCGTCGGATGA
- a CDS encoding calcium:proton antiporter: MIAFVFHHYHNAYLATTLSAVSIALLSMTVAEVAEVLAERLEEPYGSFVLTFSAVIVEIILLYMVLMSSHNDPRALDTVKGGIISAVIVDMNVLLGLAVFIGGLAFKEQEHNEDTSSTYTTILLVATSALLVPSIMHFTSESHRDLILASNIIGFVLFCFYIVIFIFQTKTHSHFFKATARSRIFRYKRRLSEGEEETEEQPDAFERLATVSNFMIIFALIALIGLVAEIFADEGMSLVQKYDFPVGLAGLIIAIISVAPEIMTAITAARNDQIQRVINIAMGASTVSIMLTVPALLALSYTTAHPLTLDFNTLQVGALILTIVLAWKTTDDGYTNYFEGTSHLFFFICYAIIAAFY, from the coding sequence GTGATCGCATTCGTTTTCCACCACTATCATAACGCCTATCTCGCTACGACGCTCTCCGCCGTTTCCATCGCCCTGCTCTCCATGACCGTCGCCGAAGTGGCCGAAGTGCTTGCCGAACGGCTTGAAGAGCCCTATGGCTCCTTCGTTCTCACCTTCAGCGCCGTCATCGTCGAGATCATCCTGCTCTATATGGTTCTTATGAGTTCGCACAACGACCCGCGTGCGCTTGATACGGTCAAAGGGGGTATCATCTCCGCCGTCATCGTCGACATGAACGTGCTGCTGGGACTGGCCGTCTTTATCGGCGGGCTTGCATTCAAGGAGCAGGAGCACAACGAGGATACCTCCAGTACCTATACGACAATCCTGCTCGTCGCCACTTCCGCACTGCTTGTGCCGAGCATCATGCACTTTACCTCCGAGTCGCACCGTGACCTGATCCTCGCCAGCAACATCATCGGCTTCGTCCTTTTTTGTTTTTACATTGTCATTTTCATTTTCCAGACGAAGACCCACTCGCACTTCTTCAAGGCGACGGCACGCAGCCGCATCTTCCGTTACAAGCGGCGCCTCTCCGAGGGTGAAGAGGAGACGGAGGAGCAGCCCGATGCCTTTGAACGTCTCGCCACGGTCAGCAACTTTATGATCATCTTCGCCCTGATCGCGCTGATCGGTCTCGTCGCGGAGATCTTCGCTGATGAGGGGATGTCCCTGGTGCAAAAGTATGACTTCCCCGTCGGCCTGGCGGGCCTCATCATCGCAATCATCTCCGTTGCACCGGAGATCATGACGGCGATCACGGCGGCACGAAACGACCAGATCCAGCGGGTTATCAATATTGCGATGGGGGCCTCGACGGTGTCGATCATGCTCACCGTACCGGCGCTGTTGGCGCTCTCCTATACGACGGCGCATCCCCTGACCCTGGACTTCAACACCCTGCAGGTCGGGGCGCTCATTCTCACCATCGTGCTGGCATGGAAAACGACGGATGATGGCTATACCAACTATTTTGAAGGGACGTCGCACCTCTTTTTCTTTATCTGCTATGCCATTATCGCGGCGTTTTATTGA
- a CDS encoding gluconate 2-dehydrogenase subunit 3 family protein, whose product MINRRTLLFGGAALLLLPAESGAEYARPVTMHAEPYQTIATVHRDLFPGGGGAPSPRLLKAIDYLGGVMRDPYVDDDDKRFLTNGARWLNEQARKDYGYAYYRLPPEQRQQVLQKASGLVWGDNWLWSVLSYLFEALLSDPVYGANTHEAGWRWLRYEPGYPRPKTPLI is encoded by the coding sequence ATGATAAACCGACGAACCCTCCTGTTCGGGGGCGCGGCGCTGCTGCTTCTGCCTGCCGAAAGCGGTGCGGAGTACGCCCGTCCCGTCACCATGCACGCAGAACCGTACCAGACCATTGCCACCGTCCATCGCGACCTCTTTCCCGGTGGCGGCGGTGCCCCTTCGCCCCGGCTGCTCAAAGCGATCGACTACCTCGGCGGCGTTATGCGCGATCCCTACGTCGATGACGATGACAAGCGTTTTCTCACCAACGGCGCGCGCTGGCTGAACGAACAGGCCCGCAAGGATTACGGCTATGCCTACTACCGGCTCCCCCCGGAACAGCGCCAGCAGGTCCTGCAAAAGGCTTCCGGACTCGTCTGGGGGGACAACTGGCTCTGGAGCGTGCTCTCCTATCTTTTCGAAGCCCTGCTGAGCGACCCTGTCTACGGCGCGAACACCCACGAGGCAGGGTGGCGCTGGCTGCGTTACGAACCCGGCTATCCCCGGCCGAAGACACCGTTAATATGA